A single Notoacmeibacter ruber DNA region contains:
- the xseA gene encoding exodeoxyribonuclease VII large subunit: MESFLASVKSNAEEFSVSDLSNALRRVVEDRFGHIRVRGEISGYRGPHSSGHAYFCLKDDRARLDAVVWRNTFQQLPFKPEEGLEVIATGRLSTYPGSSKYQIVIDRIEPAGEGALMALLEARRKALAAEGLFDEARKRPLPFLPFTIGVITSPTGAVIRDICHRITDRFPSRVVVWPVRVQGETSGDEVARAIAGFDTLPHDGPIRRPDVVIVARGGGSLEDLWGFNDEAVVRAVAACSIPIISAVGHETDWTLIDHAADRRAPTPTGAAEMAVPVRAELEAAVSTFGARLRSAHRRLLDRRLQDLRSLSRALPAADALLAIPRRRHDEAAGRLSRALVAGIEFRRHRFLYLRDRLAPIILDRQLRVERRRLDGVVERFPPAIRRVLERKRDRLSSTTRLIEVLSHHKVLARGYAVVRDGEQNVLTKAADIAAGMSLQIEMDGGTVPAIAGEDNASVRETPKRAAGKVRRSTKASSPKIASGPAKSETGANVPPIKQIDLFE; encoded by the coding sequence CTGGAGAGTTTTTTGGCGAGCGTGAAATCCAACGCCGAGGAATTTTCGGTCAGCGATCTGTCCAACGCCTTGCGGCGCGTGGTCGAGGACCGCTTTGGCCATATTCGCGTGCGCGGCGAAATCTCCGGCTATCGCGGGCCGCATTCGTCCGGCCACGCCTATTTCTGCCTGAAGGACGACCGCGCCCGCCTGGATGCCGTGGTCTGGCGCAACACCTTTCAGCAGTTGCCCTTCAAGCCGGAAGAAGGCCTTGAGGTCATCGCGACCGGGCGCCTTTCCACCTATCCGGGGTCGTCCAAATATCAGATCGTCATCGACCGGATCGAGCCGGCGGGCGAAGGCGCCCTGATGGCGCTGCTGGAGGCGCGGCGTAAGGCGCTCGCCGCCGAAGGCCTGTTCGACGAAGCGCGCAAACGGCCGCTTCCATTTCTGCCATTCACGATCGGCGTCATCACATCGCCGACCGGTGCGGTGATCCGTGATATCTGTCACCGCATCACCGACCGCTTTCCAAGCCGTGTCGTCGTATGGCCCGTCCGTGTCCAAGGTGAAACAAGCGGCGACGAGGTCGCGCGAGCGATCGCCGGATTCGACACATTGCCGCATGACGGCCCGATCCGACGGCCGGATGTCGTGATCGTCGCGCGCGGCGGCGGATCTCTGGAAGATCTTTGGGGCTTCAATGACGAAGCGGTCGTGCGTGCGGTCGCAGCCTGTTCGATCCCGATCATTTCCGCTGTGGGCCACGAGACCGACTGGACGCTGATCGACCACGCGGCAGACAGGCGTGCGCCGACACCGACAGGCGCGGCGGAAATGGCCGTTCCGGTGCGCGCAGAACTCGAGGCCGCCGTCTCCACATTCGGCGCGCGCCTCAGATCGGCCCATCGCCGCCTCCTCGACCGCCGATTGCAGGATTTGCGGAGCCTTTCGCGTGCTCTCCCCGCTGCCGACGCACTCCTTGCCATTCCCCGCAGGCGACATGATGAAGCGGCGGGGCGCCTTTCTCGAGCACTCGTCGCCGGTATCGAATTTCGGCGGCACCGGTTTCTCTATCTTCGGGACCGGCTGGCGCCGATCATTCTCGACCGTCAGTTGCGCGTCGAGCGCCGTCGTCTCGACGGCGTCGTGGAACGCTTTCCACCCGCCATCCGGCGCGTTCTGGAGCGGAAACGCGACCGCCTCTCGTCAACCACCCGGCTGATCGAAGTGCTTTCGCATCATAAGGTTCTGGCCCGTGGCTACGCGGTGGTACGCGACGGCGAACAGAATGTTCTGACCAAAGCTGCCGACATCGCGGCCGGCATGTCGCTTCAGATCGAGATGGATGGTGGGACCGTTCCGGCCATTGCCGGAGAAGACAATGCCTCAGTTCGCGAAACACCGAAGCGGGCCGCCGGGAAGGTCCGTCGGTCGACAAAAGCTTCGTCTCCGAAAATCGCATCCGGGCCAGCCAAGAGCGAAACCGGAGCGAATGTTCCTCCGATCAAGCAGATCGACCTTTTTGAATAA
- a CDS encoding ATP-binding protein, protein MRLYPFIDIAVLPEVRESFSRGDALAVLTEDAAEIIWVNGPGASFFGSFAIEDLIGEPAPLQAQARRQLRAAGSGVSPRPLLLRVDRGIGARQLAVKARQVELPDGVTAILLIAPGDGPSQAITGFSDEKAVAALLDEKGRHVASDPRLAEINPSPEDILFLRSRLDSEGATSVKQRIGTDWGRVPAALGDLGGSPRHFILFLFLEPASAKDEASPPQSSEDDEDAAGRTEAPLRFLWETDADNRFTIVSESFKRLVGTTGAIEGREFHIVMERLGMDPDHRLDGLMKRRDTWSGRSVDWPIAGTPNAVPTDLAALPLYDRERHFLGYRGYGVAHPDRISPDPEQRGLLFAKGWPDGSRTGDGPQHPASQTQAAAEAQAETQAEPPAMAPAPLRRRSDHSALDRRSRRTLTDAETIAFQSIGAHLREESAKTLPAEESEAKSAPDKRTRAAEERSDLLLSDEVSEPVVEDDDRQTAPTTREAELVDEVSSPPTLSTGDADLEQAGDEAARLAIEAMGWQRSNRLAPEVLARISGLDRQRNVEATSDDGAEDAETSLSEESEGSAESAAVETSPSPDPDYGSAEPAADAAETNENASHSGVPLLTDDGMVADEAAGDAASAVGMSGEDLGVAPVEEPAAEHISEETEAQGDATSDPQVTPSPARSTHLTPSALARLPIASLVLDHGKIAYASRSLLTLTAYRDVATIEESGGFAALFDEAASADGDRRGGPPVQMVKSDGSVVPINAQMQAIGWNEGSALLFAFMPLPGSEEDQADDTPQIEAQDQQAETYAAATDLISEEEAERRVEETAAPLRRHVEELTAILDTATDGVVLLTPEGDIRAMNRSSEALFGDDAESLRDRPFRQLFAYESRLTIDAYLASLRESERASVLNDGREVIGKEKGGGFIPLFITLGKLPANGGYCVVLRDITPWKRVENELRQARRAAEDASAQKTEFLARVSHEVRTPLNAIIGFSELMISERFGPVGNPRYRDYLRDIQKSGNHVLDLVNDLLDISKIEGGHQEMEYEAIGLNEVVADAVAMLQPQANAERVIIRTSLSSGLPDVVADPRSIKQIAINLLTNAVKFTSAGGQVIVSTGPNRDGSVALRFRDSGIGMSEEDISQALKPFKQISTLRRTRRDGTGLGLPLTKALVEANKARFSIESEPNIGTLVEVTFPPERVLT, encoded by the coding sequence ATGCGCCTCTACCCTTTTATCGATATTGCGGTATTGCCGGAGGTTCGGGAGAGCTTCTCACGGGGAGACGCTCTGGCCGTCCTCACGGAGGATGCCGCCGAGATTATCTGGGTGAACGGGCCGGGCGCTTCATTTTTTGGCTCGTTTGCGATCGAGGATCTGATCGGCGAGCCCGCGCCTTTGCAGGCACAGGCCCGGCGTCAGTTGCGCGCTGCGGGCAGTGGCGTCTCTCCCCGCCCCTTGCTCCTTCGAGTCGACCGCGGCATCGGAGCCCGCCAGTTAGCCGTCAAAGCGCGGCAGGTCGAGTTGCCGGACGGCGTCACGGCAATTCTGCTGATCGCGCCCGGCGATGGCCCCTCCCAGGCCATTACAGGTTTCTCTGACGAAAAGGCGGTGGCGGCGCTGCTGGACGAAAAGGGCCGGCATGTCGCGAGCGATCCACGCTTGGCCGAGATCAACCCGTCGCCGGAAGACATTCTTTTCCTGCGTAGCCGACTCGACAGCGAAGGCGCGACATCGGTCAAACAGCGCATCGGGACTGACTGGGGCCGCGTACCGGCCGCACTTGGCGATCTTGGCGGCTCGCCGCGCCATTTTATTCTTTTCCTGTTTCTCGAACCGGCATCGGCAAAGGACGAGGCCTCCCCTCCACAAAGCTCCGAAGACGATGAGGATGCTGCAGGGCGTACGGAAGCGCCGCTCCGTTTTCTCTGGGAGACCGACGCCGACAACCGCTTCACGATCGTCTCCGAATCTTTCAAGCGGCTTGTCGGGACCACGGGCGCCATCGAAGGCCGCGAATTTCACATCGTGATGGAACGGCTCGGCATGGATCCCGACCACAGGCTTGATGGCCTGATGAAACGCCGGGACACGTGGTCGGGCCGCTCTGTCGACTGGCCAATTGCGGGGACGCCGAACGCTGTCCCCACCGATCTGGCCGCGCTTCCCCTTTACGATCGGGAACGGCATTTCCTCGGATATCGCGGCTACGGCGTCGCCCACCCGGACCGGATATCGCCGGACCCTGAGCAGCGGGGCCTGCTATTTGCGAAAGGATGGCCGGACGGCAGCCGCACGGGGGACGGACCGCAGCACCCCGCCTCCCAGACGCAGGCCGCAGCCGAGGCACAAGCGGAGACTCAGGCGGAACCGCCGGCCATGGCTCCTGCACCGCTGCGACGCAGGTCTGACCATTCCGCACTGGACAGACGAAGTCGCAGAACGCTGACCGACGCCGAAACAATTGCCTTCCAGAGTATCGGCGCTCACCTTCGCGAAGAGAGTGCAAAGACCCTTCCTGCAGAAGAGAGCGAAGCGAAGTCGGCACCGGACAAGAGGACGCGCGCCGCCGAGGAGAGGTCGGATCTTTTGCTTTCGGACGAGGTATCCGAGCCAGTCGTGGAAGACGATGATCGGCAGACGGCACCGACAACGAGGGAAGCTGAACTGGTCGACGAGGTCTCCAGCCCGCCGACCCTGTCGACGGGCGACGCCGATCTCGAGCAAGCAGGCGACGAAGCTGCACGCCTCGCGATCGAGGCCATGGGATGGCAGCGAAGCAATCGGCTCGCTCCCGAGGTTCTGGCGCGGATATCGGGGCTGGATCGGCAGCGAAACGTCGAAGCGACGAGCGATGATGGAGCCGAAGACGCGGAAACGAGTCTGTCGGAGGAGAGCGAAGGATCTGCCGAATCTGCTGCGGTCGAGACTTCCCCTTCACCAGATCCTGATTACGGATCGGCGGAGCCAGCCGCGGACGCTGCGGAAACGAATGAAAACGCCTCCCACTCAGGCGTTCCGCTCCTCACCGACGATGGAATGGTGGCCGACGAAGCAGCCGGTGATGCCGCAAGCGCGGTAGGCATGTCCGGTGAGGACCTTGGTGTCGCTCCCGTCGAGGAGCCTGCTGCCGAACACATTTCGGAGGAAACAGAAGCCCAAGGCGACGCAACGAGCGATCCGCAGGTCACGCCCTCCCCGGCGCGGAGTACACATCTCACGCCGTCGGCGCTTGCCCGGCTTCCCATCGCCTCTCTGGTGCTCGACCATGGCAAGATTGCTTACGCCTCACGCTCACTACTGACACTCACCGCCTATCGAGACGTCGCGACGATCGAAGAATCCGGGGGCTTCGCTGCACTTTTCGACGAAGCGGCCTCCGCCGATGGCGACAGGCGCGGTGGCCCGCCAGTCCAAATGGTGAAATCCGACGGTTCGGTGGTGCCGATCAATGCGCAAATGCAGGCCATAGGCTGGAACGAGGGCAGCGCTCTGCTTTTTGCGTTCATGCCACTGCCTGGCAGCGAGGAGGATCAGGCGGACGACACTCCGCAGATCGAGGCACAGGATCAGCAGGCCGAAACGTATGCGGCAGCAACCGACCTGATTTCCGAGGAGGAAGCCGAGCGCCGCGTCGAGGAAACGGCGGCCCCGCTTCGCCGCCATGTCGAAGAGCTGACCGCCATACTCGATACGGCCACCGATGGCGTTGTTCTGCTGACACCGGAAGGCGATATCCGGGCGATGAACCGGTCCAGCGAGGCTCTGTTCGGCGATGATGCGGAGAGCTTGCGGGACCGGCCGTTCCGACAACTCTTCGCCTATGAGAGCCGCCTCACCATCGACGCTTATCTCGCGTCGCTGCGCGAGAGCGAGCGCGCATCTGTTCTGAACGACGGACGCGAGGTGATCGGCAAGGAGAAAGGCGGCGGATTCATCCCGCTCTTCATCACATTGGGCAAATTGCCGGCCAATGGCGGCTATTGCGTTGTCCTGCGTGACATCACCCCTTGGAAACGGGTTGAAAACGAACTGCGGCAGGCCCGGCGAGCAGCCGAGGATGCCTCGGCCCAGAAGACGGAATTTCTGGCGCGCGTCAGCCACGAGGTGCGCACACCGCTCAATGCTATTATCGGCTTCTCGGAACTCATGATCTCGGAGCGCTTCGGTCCTGTGGGCAATCCGCGCTATCGCGATTACCTGCGAGACATTCAGAAGTCGGGCAATCACGTCCTCGATCTCGTCAACGATCTGCTCGATATCTCGAAGATCGAGGGGGGCCATCAGGAAATGGAATATGAGGCGATCGGCCTCAACGAAGTGGTAGCGGATGCCGTGGCCATGTTGCAGCCACAGGCGAATGCCGAACGGGTCATCATTCGCACATCGCTGTCCTCCGGGCTCCCGGACGTCGTCGCCGATCCGCGCTCGATCAAGCAGATTGCCATCAATCTGTTGACCAATGCGGTCAAGTTCACATCGGCCGGGGGTCAGGTCATCGTCTCGACCGGCCCAAACCGCGATGGCTCCGTGGCGCTACGCTTTCGCGATAGCGGCATCGGTATGAGCGAAGAGGATATTTCCCAGGCGCTGAAGCCATTCAAGCAGATCAGCACATTGCGCCGAACCCGGCGGGATGGCACCGGCCTCGGCCTGCCGCTGACAAAGGCGCTCGTAGAGGCGAACAAGGCGCGTTTTTCCATAGAGAGCGAGCCGAATATCGGCACCCTTGTAGAAGTCACCTTCCCCCCGGAACGCGTCCTGACCTGA
- a CDS encoding phasin, with product MARSTTKTGSEAQDAINNTAEATKEAVDTATANANKAAAAMANNFRPEAMSEQFRSFTEKGIAQSQEAYAQFKSQAEENQKALEESVETVRSAVQTVSRKSIENARKQSEAAFDHVERLMGVNSISELMEVQTSFFRQQAEMNIAQAKEMQNVTSSAVEEVSKPAREAFTKAVDKTTR from the coding sequence ATGGCACGTTCCACGACAAAGACAGGCTCCGAAGCTCAGGACGCCATCAACAACACGGCGGAAGCCACCAAGGAAGCTGTTGATACAGCGACCGCAAATGCCAATAAAGCTGCCGCGGCGATGGCTAATAATTTTCGCCCGGAGGCGATGAGCGAGCAGTTTCGCAGCTTTACCGAAAAGGGAATTGCTCAGAGCCAGGAGGCTTATGCCCAGTTCAAGTCCCAGGCTGAAGAGAACCAGAAGGCTCTTGAAGAATCGGTCGAGACCGTTCGCTCTGCCGTGCAGACCGTTTCGCGCAAGAGCATCGAGAATGCGCGCAAGCAGTCCGAGGCGGCTTTCGATCACGTTGAGCGCCTGATGGGCGTCAATTCGATCAGCGAACTCATGGAAGTTCAGACGTCATTCTTCCGTCAGCAGGCCGAGATGAACATCGCCCAGGCGAAGGAAATGCAGAACGTCACCAGCAGTGCCGTTGAAGAGGTTTCCAAGCCGGCTCGCGAAGCCTTCACAAAGGCCGTCGACAAGACGACGCGCTGA
- a CDS encoding ATP-binding protein, which produces MRFLHLDLMAYGAFADRRLTFRQDAGLHVVYGPNEAGKSTMLQAIGDLLFGFPARKQMDFRHDAASLRVGASIRAADGREFAFTRRRGNKATLRDPGSDDVLPDESLAAFLGGMDRQRFEREFGLTAEALRQGGETLAGLSGDLGASLLAASSGLGGLRKLREAIEAEADSIFSKRKSKDRIFWIASEERDEARAEERDVEIALSAQEWRDTEKAIQETAGLQEEANAELAAAEIALASAERRLALRPALRHLDQARERLSQFASLETFTDDLPERLESTLAERESAEEVLRDLSERHRVAEARREGLEARPDLAEAADAVRLVAEDLGRYRKDVADVPKVQAQLRERREAIGRQLSEMGIAADKATVTRITVAQRADLRQEALHLQDAERERGRLEKEAEALQRRLDSETSSDEITALPETRQLERAVAALRPVFDDAVAAEQESRRAQDDLEASRQAALALDPSVADLDRCVDRPVPLQREWSVLLNEWRGHHQERENRGNRLAETRKRIAAIKQRIGEAERTEALVDPLLLSQSRQSRDRKLGDLREGTSSDWDGLHTAIVETDRIADRLLAEAESGAGLRRDRAEQAREEKALEDDESAIEELDRQLANWQARWQALFASITEKPPLPERTESWMARFVDLRDDASDARRRLKAATRALATAQDQVPALRELAGVLGLGQLGGLGVLHLWAAILERLAEVAAERQSRAATDALRHEHERMLRDHRQQIEQFDATIALSRARLDQDLGDLGLPTGHGADAVLTLLESLASMSSMQEEAARLQTRVEGLEADVERYRSRVMDLLSRLAPDLCEEAPDAAVTILWQRCQKAVTTAERLSEAEEELTTVEDELAFARGRTEETRQNADLILSTLPETLDATTFIERLRERRAARRSCQDQERQFTEIAQDLTESEVREAVQSEGEEAAHRAILELRDAKDAAQDKKQRLAQELGRLGQQLEGLRRRKGSELAAFRRQGAEERMEIAAHEWGRLKAASILLDAAMDRYAKSVPNTTLDGAANLFELLTDGAFSGLAEDLDAEGRPILLVTRNDGTRLPVNGTLSEGTRDQLYLALRLGWLKERAAQADLPPFVGDDLFASFDDQRTEAGLKALSSVSPSLQPILFTHHRAVVETARKALGDRLDLIEL; this is translated from the coding sequence ATGCGCTTTCTCCATCTCGATCTTATGGCCTACGGCGCGTTTGCGGATCGGCGACTGACCTTTCGGCAGGACGCCGGCCTACACGTCGTTTACGGTCCGAACGAAGCCGGCAAGTCGACGATGCTGCAGGCCATCGGGGATCTGCTGTTCGGTTTTCCAGCCCGCAAACAGATGGACTTTCGCCATGATGCCGCATCACTGCGTGTCGGCGCATCCATACGGGCCGCAGACGGCCGCGAATTCGCCTTTACGCGGCGGCGTGGCAATAAGGCGACGCTGCGTGATCCCGGTAGCGACGACGTTCTGCCCGACGAAAGCCTGGCAGCCTTTCTTGGCGGAATGGATCGTCAACGTTTCGAGCGCGAGTTCGGTCTGACAGCCGAGGCGCTGCGCCAAGGCGGGGAAACGCTTGCCGGTCTGTCGGGCGATCTTGGCGCGAGCCTCCTTGCGGCCTCTTCGGGATTGGGCGGTCTTCGCAAGTTGCGAGAGGCCATCGAGGCTGAAGCGGATTCGATTTTCTCCAAACGCAAGTCGAAAGATCGGATCTTCTGGATCGCCAGCGAAGAGCGCGATGAGGCACGGGCTGAAGAGCGCGACGTTGAGATTGCCTTGAGCGCTCAGGAGTGGCGCGATACGGAAAAGGCCATCCAGGAGACGGCCGGCCTGCAGGAAGAGGCCAATGCGGAGCTTGCCGCGGCCGAGATCGCGCTGGCTTCGGCGGAAAGGCGGCTGGCGCTTCGGCCCGCTCTTCGACATCTGGACCAGGCGCGGGAGCGGCTTTCCCAATTTGCGAGCCTTGAAACCTTCACCGACGACCTGCCGGAACGCTTGGAATCCACGCTTGCAGAGCGTGAGAGCGCGGAGGAAGTCCTTCGCGATCTCTCCGAACGGCACCGGGTCGCCGAGGCTCGCCGAGAGGGGCTCGAGGCGCGACCTGATCTGGCAGAGGCGGCGGACGCCGTGCGCCTCGTCGCGGAAGACCTCGGACGCTATCGCAAGGATGTCGCCGACGTTCCCAAGGTTCAGGCGCAACTGCGTGAACGGCGCGAAGCGATTGGCCGCCAGTTGAGCGAAATGGGGATTGCGGCCGACAAGGCGACGGTGACTCGCATCACCGTGGCGCAGCGCGCCGATCTTCGTCAGGAGGCTCTCCATCTTCAGGATGCGGAACGCGAGCGTGGGCGACTTGAGAAAGAAGCGGAGGCCCTGCAGCGTCGCCTCGATTCGGAAACCTCGTCGGACGAGATCACAGCGCTTCCGGAGACAAGACAGTTGGAGCGGGCCGTGGCCGCGCTGCGTCCGGTCTTCGACGATGCGGTGGCCGCTGAGCAGGAAAGTCGCAGAGCGCAAGATGATCTTGAGGCGAGCCGGCAGGCCGCTCTCGCTCTCGATCCATCCGTCGCCGATCTCGACCGTTGCGTCGATAGGCCGGTCCCGCTCCAGCGCGAATGGTCCGTCCTCCTCAACGAATGGCGCGGCCACCATCAGGAAAGGGAGAACCGGGGCAATCGTCTGGCAGAAACCCGAAAGCGCATCGCGGCGATCAAGCAGCGTATTGGTGAAGCGGAGCGCACTGAAGCGCTGGTCGATCCGCTGTTACTTTCGCAGTCTCGCCAAAGTCGCGACCGCAAGTTGGGCGATCTGCGCGAGGGAACGTCATCGGACTGGGATGGGCTGCACACTGCGATTGTCGAAACCGATCGGATCGCAGATCGACTTCTGGCAGAAGCCGAGAGTGGCGCAGGGTTGCGCCGCGATCGGGCCGAACAGGCTCGAGAAGAAAAGGCTCTGGAGGATGACGAGAGCGCGATCGAGGAGCTGGATCGGCAACTCGCCAATTGGCAAGCTCGCTGGCAGGCCCTTTTCGCTTCCATTACCGAAAAGCCGCCTTTGCCGGAGCGAACCGAGAGCTGGATGGCCCGGTTTGTCGATCTGCGCGATGATGCGTCTGACGCCAGACGCAGACTCAAAGCCGCAACGAGGGCTCTGGCGACCGCGCAGGATCAGGTGCCGGCATTGCGTGAACTTGCCGGAGTTCTAGGGCTCGGCCAGCTTGGTGGACTGGGGGTGCTTCATCTCTGGGCCGCCATCCTCGAACGTCTCGCGGAAGTCGCCGCCGAACGCCAGTCGCGTGCGGCGACGGATGCTCTACGCCACGAGCACGAGAGAATGCTTCGTGATCATCGGCAGCAGATTGAGCAGTTTGATGCGACGATCGCGCTATCACGCGCCCGTCTCGATCAGGATCTTGGCGATCTTGGCTTGCCGACGGGCCATGGCGCCGATGCCGTACTCACCCTTCTGGAAAGTCTGGCTTCGATGTCCTCCATGCAGGAAGAGGCAGCCCGCCTGCAGACACGCGTCGAGGGTCTCGAGGCGGATGTGGAGCGCTATCGTTCACGTGTCATGGACCTCTTGAGCCGATTGGCCCCCGATCTTTGTGAAGAGGCACCCGATGCAGCCGTCACGATTCTCTGGCAGCGATGCCAGAAGGCTGTGACGACGGCGGAGCGCCTTTCCGAAGCGGAGGAGGAACTGACGACGGTCGAAGATGAGTTGGCGTTTGCGAGAGGTCGAACTGAGGAGACGCGGCAAAACGCGGACCTGATCCTGAGCACTCTGCCCGAGACGCTGGATGCCACGACGTTCATCGAGCGTCTACGGGAGCGCCGCGCTGCACGCCGTTCCTGCCAGGATCAGGAGCGTCAGTTCACCGAAATTGCTCAGGACCTGACGGAAAGCGAAGTGCGTGAGGCCGTTCAATCCGAAGGGGAGGAGGCGGCCCACCGCGCCATACTGGAACTGCGTGACGCCAAGGATGCCGCGCAGGACAAGAAGCAGCGTCTCGCGCAGGAGCTTGGCCGGCTTGGCCAGCAGCTTGAGGGTTTACGGCGGAGGAAGGGATCGGAACTTGCCGCGTTCCGTCGCCAGGGGGCAGAAGAACGGATGGAGATCGCCGCCCACGAATGGGGCCGCTTGAAAGCAGCGTCCATCCTTTTGGATGCGGCGATGGATCGCTACGCAAAGTCCGTTCCGAATACGACATTGGATGGGGCGGCGAACCTCTTTGAATTATTGACGGATGGCGCGTTCTCTGGCCTGGCGGAAGACCTCGATGCGGAAGGACGCCCCATTCTTCTCGTCACACGAAATGATGGCACGCGTCTGCCGGTGAACGGCACGCTGTCAGAGGGCACCCGCGATCAGCTCTATCTCGCCCTGCGTCTCGGCTGGTTGAAGGAACGCGCGGCGCAGGCCGATCTGCCGCCTTTTGTGGGCGACGACCTCTTCGCCAGTTTTGACGATCAGCGCACCGAAGCAGGATTGAAGGCGCTTTCATCTGTTTCGCCTTCACTTCAGCCCATTCTCTTTACACATCACAGGGCCGTAGTGGAGACCGCTCGAAAAGCTCTTGGCGACAGGCTCGACCTGATCGAACTCTGA
- a CDS encoding metallophosphoesterase family protein encodes MSRFCFVHAADLHLGTRFHGLAMRDEEMARHFAAATRRALERLVDKTIERQASFLLIAGDIYDGEWRDAAAGLHFAAQMARLDRAGIKVVTLRGNHDAASVVRGRITLPDNVVELATARPQTIEMDELRVAVHGQGFADRSCAENLATRYPSPKAGFFNIGLLHTSLDGRPGHGSYAPCTPVDLEARGYDYWALGHIHEFEVVRRSDPMIVYPGNLQGRSIREKGPKGAVLITVEDGRIVGEPERLLVDAGQFAEVQLSIDGIEEMHDLWLALSELCAHEPAAVEGALHAMRIVLTGQGPLHGPLVAMGNTERVAEAQAAADRKRGDVRIEKVKLRTRPSARPAADNEDMASLDDHLSAVAEDPAVKERLRAALEQIGARMTAGVGQFSEQDVEALLLEGLATAQQRVDRGD; translated from the coding sequence TTGTCACGCTTCTGTTTCGTCCACGCCGCCGACCTCCATCTTGGCACCAGATTTCATGGTCTGGCGATGCGCGACGAGGAAATGGCGCGTCATTTCGCTGCCGCGACACGACGGGCGCTTGAGCGCCTCGTGGACAAGACGATAGAGCGGCAGGCGTCGTTCCTGCTGATTGCCGGCGATATTTACGACGGGGAGTGGCGGGACGCGGCTGCAGGGCTTCACTTCGCCGCTCAGATGGCACGGCTGGACCGCGCCGGTATCAAGGTGGTGACGCTGCGAGGAAACCATGATGCCGCCAGTGTGGTGCGTGGTCGTATAACCCTTCCCGATAATGTCGTCGAGCTGGCGACAGCGCGGCCACAGACGATCGAGATGGACGAACTGCGGGTCGCTGTTCATGGTCAGGGCTTCGCCGATCGCTCCTGCGCGGAAAATCTGGCCACCCGCTATCCGTCACCTAAGGCCGGGTTTTTCAATATTGGTCTCCTGCATACCTCTCTCGACGGCAGACCCGGCCATGGTAGCTATGCGCCATGCACACCGGTGGATCTGGAAGCGCGCGGCTATGATTACTGGGCTCTTGGCCACATCCATGAATTCGAGGTCGTCCGGCGATCCGATCCGATGATCGTCTATCCCGGTAATTTGCAAGGGCGTTCGATCCGGGAAAAAGGGCCGAAAGGCGCGGTTCTCATCACCGTAGAGGATGGACGTATCGTCGGCGAGCCGGAACGACTCCTCGTTGATGCCGGACAGTTTGCAGAAGTGCAGCTTTCGATCGATGGCATAGAAGAAATGCACGATCTCTGGCTGGCTCTCAGCGAACTTTGCGCCCATGAGCCTGCTGCGGTGGAAGGAGCGCTTCACGCCATGCGGATCGTGTTGACAGGGCAGGGGCCATTGCATGGCCCGCTCGTGGCCATGGGCAATACCGAGCGCGTCGCCGAGGCTCAGGCCGCAGCCGACCGAAAGCGAGGTGACGTTCGAATTGAAAAGGTGAAGCTTCGCACTCGTCCTTCCGCCCGGCCGGCCGCGGACAATGAGGACATGGCCAGTCTCGACGATCATCTGTCTGCTGTTGCGGAGGATCCCGCGGTGAAGGAGCGTCTGAGAGCAGCGCTCGAACAGATCGGCGCGCGCATGACGGCCGGGGTTGGTCAGTTTTCCGAGCAGGATGTCGAGGCGCTTCTGTTGGAAGGGCTTGCCACAGCCCAGCAGCGGGTCGACAGGGGAGACTGA